A single genomic interval of Adhaeribacter pallidiroseus harbors:
- a CDS encoding SAM-dependent methyltransferase, protein MKEALQPETESEIKNKTTKWQGSSVSAREGQGWDKKKEMDFTYTNIDKFIRWSLGENPIFSNAKYDGDYSLTLDQAQIRKHEFVVEQLGIKQGSKILDLGCGWGGWLKYLKDTVKAHGIGVNLSEGQVAACKKNGLEVYLKDARYIKPEDFGTFDGVTAFGSFEHVASVNDYLAGKQDEVYADYFKHVYDLLPPGGRFYMQTMVFGKNMIPFDQIDINAPRDQMLMYLPCC, encoded by the coding sequence ATGAAAGAAGCTTTGCAACCAGAAACAGAATCAGAAATTAAAAACAAAACCACCAAATGGCAGGGAAGCAGCGTGAGCGCCCGCGAAGGACAAGGCTGGGATAAGAAAAAAGAAATGGACTTTACCTATACCAACATCGATAAATTCATTCGGTGGAGTTTAGGCGAAAACCCGATTTTTAGTAATGCCAAGTACGACGGCGATTATTCCCTTACCTTAGACCAGGCGCAAATCCGGAAGCACGAATTTGTAGTGGAGCAACTAGGCATTAAACAAGGCTCTAAAATTTTGGATTTAGGCTGCGGCTGGGGCGGTTGGCTGAAATATTTAAAAGATACCGTTAAAGCTCACGGCATTGGGGTAAACTTGTCAGAAGGCCAGGTGGCTGCCTGCAAAAAAAATGGCTTAGAGGTTTATTTGAAAGATGCTCGTTACATTAAACCAGAAGATTTTGGCACTTTTGATGGGGTTACTGCCTTCGGCAGTTTTGAGCACGTAGCCTCCGTAAACGATTATTTGGCGGGTAAACAAGACGAGGTGTACGCCGATTATTTTAAACATGTGTACGATTTGCTACCTCCTGGCGGCCGGTTTTACATGCAAACCATGGTTTTTGGTAAAAACATGATTCCCTTTGACCAGATTGATATCAATGCCCCAAGGGATCAGATGCTTATGTATTTGCCTTGTTGCTAA
- a CDS encoding helicase associated domain-containing protein translates to MESLARELFDTTFYDSWYRLYHKFRAYLHQDKSTLEQDRVTLDEELINWIGIQARLKNKLPVELKSKLTNLNFDFSKKGALWELMYEHLVFFFQKYGHVNLPDTPEYEAVKDWLLRQVQDKKYLSPNRLNKLDQVGVDWEMATTRDQRWEQMYQKLQEFKATYGHCQVPQHWEKDLILANWVRVQRRMKAKKKLRAERENQLNEVGFIWHIQTLYDSQWEQYYQELNNFYQTHGHCQVPGKYKQLTSWIENQRTAKKNHLLSAEREQKLNELQFIWSFKEVKKNYWLEKYQQLVAFKKQHGHSFVPVNYKENKALGTWVATQRTLEVKGKLDKAKKKKLSQIGFVWSSDTQRRLKSNYDSKWNLNLERLKIYQQVYGTCQVSLKINPVLQRWTRWQRILFCQGKLSEERMAKLNEIRFPWNVQEGYWMKMYEALTQFKERFGHTRVPYQWEPNRQLAAWVYRQKLVKAELSAQKVELLNILGFDWTLSRKTVVSWANMFDRLQWFKHEFGHTRVPVKWASDPKLGKWVSRMRHEKHKLAPERMALLDKINFDWGYAQVNKKKEFSLEKPSDFREQNK, encoded by the coding sequence ATGGAAAGTTTAGCGAGAGAACTTTTTGATACTACGTTTTACGATAGCTGGTATCGCCTTTATCATAAATTTAGAGCTTACTTACATCAAGATAAATCTACGCTTGAGCAGGATCGGGTTACTCTGGACGAAGAATTAATTAATTGGATTGGTATTCAGGCCCGGTTAAAAAACAAATTGCCGGTTGAGTTAAAAAGTAAACTCACGAATCTTAATTTTGATTTTAGCAAAAAAGGAGCTCTATGGGAACTCATGTACGAGCACCTGGTTTTCTTTTTTCAAAAATACGGCCACGTAAACTTACCCGACACGCCCGAGTACGAAGCCGTGAAAGATTGGCTATTGCGGCAAGTTCAGGATAAAAAATACTTGTCGCCTAACCGGTTAAATAAGCTAGACCAAGTGGGCGTTGATTGGGAAATGGCTACTACCCGCGACCAAAGATGGGAGCAGATGTACCAAAAACTCCAAGAATTTAAGGCTACTTATGGCCATTGCCAGGTACCGCAACATTGGGAGAAAGATTTAATATTAGCAAATTGGGTGCGCGTGCAGCGCCGCATGAAAGCTAAGAAAAAATTACGTGCCGAACGGGAAAATCAACTGAATGAAGTAGGTTTTATTTGGCATATTCAAACGCTGTACGATTCGCAGTGGGAGCAGTATTACCAGGAGCTAAATAACTTTTACCAAACCCACGGCCATTGCCAGGTGCCGGGCAAATACAAACAGCTCACCAGCTGGATCGAAAACCAAAGAACCGCCAAGAAGAACCATTTGTTATCCGCCGAGCGGGAACAAAAATTAAACGAACTGCAATTTATCTGGAGCTTTAAAGAAGTTAAAAAAAATTACTGGCTCGAGAAATACCAGCAATTAGTAGCTTTTAAAAAGCAACACGGCCACAGTTTTGTACCCGTAAATTATAAAGAAAATAAAGCGCTCGGCACCTGGGTAGCCACTCAGCGCACCCTGGAAGTCAAAGGAAAACTAGATAAGGCAAAGAAAAAGAAATTAAGCCAAATTGGTTTTGTTTGGAGTTCGGATACGCAACGGCGATTAAAATCTAATTACGATTCTAAATGGAATTTAAATCTGGAAAGATTAAAGATTTACCAGCAAGTTTACGGTACCTGCCAGGTTTCTTTAAAAATTAACCCGGTTCTGCAACGCTGGACCCGGTGGCAGCGCATTCTTTTTTGCCAGGGTAAACTATCCGAAGAGCGAATGGCAAAACTAAACGAAATCCGGTTTCCGTGGAACGTGCAGGAAGGTTACTGGATGAAAATGTACGAAGCCCTTACTCAATTTAAAGAACGTTTTGGCCATACCCGGGTGCCTTATCAATGGGAGCCCAACCGGCAGTTAGCGGCATGGGTATACCGGCAAAAGCTAGTGAAAGCCGAATTATCCGCTCAAAAAGTAGAGTTACTAAATATTCTGGGTTTCGACTGGACTTTGAGCAGGAAAACAGTTGTTTCTTGGGCAAATATGTTTGATCGTTTACAATGGTTTAAGCACGAATTTGGCCACACCCGGGTGCCGGTAAAATGGGCTTCAGATCCTAAGTTAGGTAAATGGGTGAGCCGCATGCGCCACGAAAAGCATAAACTAGCCCCCGAACGAATGGCCTTGCTAGATAAAATAAATTTTGACTGGGGATACGCGCAGGTAAATAAAAAGAAAGAATTCTCGCTGGAAAAACCTTCCGATTTCCGGGAACAAAATAAGTAA
- a CDS encoding transglutaminase-like domain-containing protein encodes MKFKVHSTLEYQVLQPSTFILNIHALRTPTQTVLEESLVVDPEIRVEEFSSGPGANRFVRLEITEPVTFKIAYQATVEPVTQVIDLTPGMEPTPIMQLDASVLSYLNPSRYAQSDKLQRLASSKFDKYPGAFEKVLAITDWIYENVEYLSGSTNSQTSAYDTVSERAGVCRDFAHLGIALCRALSIPTRYFTAYAFKLNPPDFHACFEAYIGGNWLIFDATKLAPLNGLVKIANGRDAADVAVASIFGNVNCQNMRVGCETLEENFEPFYYNPNTLKALAY; translated from the coding sequence ATGAAATTTAAAGTACATAGCACCTTAGAATACCAGGTGCTGCAACCCAGCACTTTTATTTTAAATATCCATGCTTTGCGCACGCCCACGCAAACCGTATTGGAAGAATCTTTGGTAGTAGATCCGGAGATTCGGGTGGAAGAATTTAGTTCCGGGCCAGGCGCTAACCGGTTTGTGCGTTTAGAAATAACGGAGCCGGTAACTTTTAAGATAGCCTACCAAGCTACGGTAGAACCTGTAACCCAAGTTATTGATTTAACGCCGGGAATGGAACCTACCCCTATTATGCAGCTGGATGCCAGCGTTCTTTCGTATTTAAACCCTAGCCGGTATGCCCAATCCGATAAATTGCAGCGTTTAGCTTCTAGTAAATTTGATAAATACCCCGGTGCTTTTGAAAAAGTGCTAGCCATCACCGACTGGATTTACGAAAATGTAGAATATCTGAGTGGCAGCACCAATTCACAAACTTCGGCGTACGATACCGTGAGCGAACGGGCCGGCGTTTGCCGCGATTTTGCGCATTTGGGTATTGCATTATGCCGGGCGCTCTCTATACCGACCCGGTACTTTACCGCTTACGCGTTTAAGTTAAATCCACCCGATTTTCACGCGTGCTTTGAGGCTTACATTGGCGGTAACTGGCTTATTTTTGATGCTACTAAATTGGCCCCGCTCAACGGTTTGGTAAAAATTGCCAACGGTCGCGATGCCGCGGATGTAGCCGTAGCCAGTATTTTCGGCAATGTGAACTGCCAGAACATGCGAGTAGGATGCGAAACCCTGGAAGAAAATTTTGAGCCATTTTACTACAATCCAAACACCTTAAAAGCTCTAGCATACTAA